Part of the Chaetodon trifascialis isolate fChaTrf1 chromosome 1, fChaTrf1.hap1, whole genome shotgun sequence genome, TTTTATGCCTAGCGGTCATGTCCTGCAGTAGTCTGCAGTCTGGCGACCAAcgtttcaataaaaaaaaaaaatacaaactgaattaaatacgatattattatttttttttactttggtAGTTTGtattacacacaaaacatccgTCAATACCATATTACTTTGAAACTCTTACCCGGAAATGTACTGCTTCATCTAGTCCCTTGCAGCTGGCGGCGCACATCACTGATGTCAGTTATTAACTCGTCAAATTTGATTCATTTCAGCTGTTGACATCTTTAATTATGAAAAAGTTAACAAGAAGTCAGAGACCGATCTAGGTTTTTCATTTCCTGCGATGATCGATGACCtttacatgtgtgttttcatgtgagttttattcattttaaatataactGAATCGATTGCTTGTGCTACGTCGGATGGATGTAACTTACCTTGCTGCGGCCCATAGTTTTGTGTCCTTTTGAATCGACTAAACTATCTGAATCACTTGTGGACCCTGACTACAGAAGTGTCCAAACCATCCACCGTCATGGCCTCTGCCACCTCCACCCCTGTCTGCTCAGGCGGCAGCTCCAGCCATTCCAGCCGCTTAGGCAGCCGCCGCGGCGCTGCAGCCGGCCAGTCCACCCCCAGCACCAGCCCGACCTGCATGTCCCGCATCCAAGAGAAAGATGAGCTCCGACACCTCAACGACCGCCTCGCCAACTACATTCAGCGGGTCCAAGAGTTGGAAAGTGAAAGGTCTTCCATGCTGATTCAGCTGGAGGAAAAGGATGACTCGAAAAGCCGGGAGATGGGCAACGTGAGGCGGCTGTACGAGGAGGAGTTGGCCGATGTCAGAAAGTCCCTGGACGGCCTGGCTGGAGAGAGAGCCCGTCTGCAGATTGACTATGGAAGTCTCTGCGACGAGTACAGGAAACTTCAAGCTAGGTAGCACCGTTAGGATGGAGCCATGCAGGTGTCGGAGAAGCTGTTAAGCCAGACTCCACTCAAAAATCTGCTTATTTAATGCGTTTTTGTTTGGCGGTGGATGCACACATCtgcagaaataataaaatctaGTTGTAGGTCCAGGTGTATTATTCGGGGTTGGTTCAGTACACCACGCGGCAGGTATCTCAGTAAAATCTCTGCTTTCATAGCTGCTtcacacagctgctcactgaCCGAGCCATGTTTCTAAATGGGCCGAAACTTATTTCAAAAGCTCACATTTCATTGAAGTCTTTACTTCCAGATTTGCTGAACTGAGCATCCTTGATCATTATAAACCAGCTAATCATATTTTATGCTTTATATTCTTACTGGAAGGCAAATCAACATTCAACTGAGTTTCTTTAAACTGAGTTTGGTTTGAAATTTAGAACAAGTATATTGTTCTAGTCATTTTTAAATTTGAAAGCAAAATGGACAACAGCAGTGCTACAACATTAAAGTACTGTTTGCATGTTAATACATCAACTCTTATAATGCAATGTTCAGCATTTTGCATTCTCCTACACACTGTctctttaaatacattttattgccAATACCACTGTACCTTtacaaataaaaagtattaatacaggacttttatttgtgtttaaaaaaaaaaaagttttgttaaGTGTTAAGTGAATGAAACTAAACTGAGAAGAGGCCTGGAAGTTGTGTGGTGCCATATACAGTATGCCAGTGACCAAGGTTATATTAAACATGCAGAtatttgaatggagtttggcaTGATATTTTAGACCGCTCATTAAATTCTTTCTATGGTGCACATAATTAAGATTGTTCTCCCACCTCAGGAACCAGAAGAAGGAGAGTGATCTGGCGAATGCGTTGGCCCAGTGGAGGAAAACTGAGGCGACTCTGAGCTCAAAGGATGCTGAGTAcactcagctgctgtctgagaaCAGGAGACTCCATGATGACTTTACTGACCTCCAGGGCCAGCTGGAAAACGTATGAACTAAGGCTACACTTACACATGTGAGCCATATATAGGGCTAACTGGTGACATAATGACTCATCCTCTAGTTACCATATTAGATGTCCACAAAGCCCAACATTTCTTACACTTTGCGACTCCAGAGGTGATCAAAAAAAATTTACTCAAATTGTCTAAACTTGCTTTCATAgctagcataaagactggaatcagAAGGAAATTGCATGCacggttgtttttgttttgtttttttttaggtgaCAAAATACATTTACCAAGGTTGTGTTGAAATGTGGCTCCCTCTCAATGCATTATTTCCTGTAGCATCCCCCTCCATGGTTGGGATTGGGGCTAAGGTTAGATTATGGTTTAGTATAGAAGAAATAATTGTTCGAGGTCAGGCGAATGTTGAGGTCATGTTAATTGTCTCAGGAGACGACTGGTCGGGGTTAGGGATATGTTTTGGTGCAGGTTAAGGTACGGAGAAACGCATATAGACAAATAAATGGACTTAGACATAATACCAGCAATTCAAGCTCGATTGTTAACACATTGTACCCCATTTGTGTAAGCAATAcacaaacataataaaaataaatagcGAGTTGTGGTGGCTTAAGCAAATGAGATACATATTAGTGAGGTTTTGAAGTGTGGGGAGGGttatttttagccacactaaCAGTGTGGCACAGCAGATAGCAGCATATCAGTTTTGGTTTtactaaatacctgcaaaaataatgacattcccatcagcctctgctgtgttgTATTCACCTAAGTCTTAATTATTGTGAAACAAgaaatggccaaaaaaaaaaaaaagctaaaagatTCAATTTTGAAAATCCACCAAAATGCTCCATGTACAGCATGTCCGCAAGTATAAGAAACAAATGTGTCAACAAACAATGGAGCAATTGAAGGAGATCGATGTTTGAAAGCCTAAGAGCCACAAGTGAAGTCAATGACTTtacatattcagtctgaaagGGGCTAATATATTAAGGTTGTGTTTGGTGTCACTCCGTGTGTCTGTGTTACCAGGTAGAGCGCGtactgacagacacaaagagccAGCTGACCTCTGAGATGCTGAGGAGGGTGGAAATGGAGAACCAGGTGCAAACACTCACAGAACAGCTTGAACTCCAGAAGAACATCCATGAGCAGGTAACGCACAGTGGCATGCCCCTAAGGTGGCAGTCTTCACCTTCACCTATTTTAAGTTCAACCAATCGTCATCTTTCTGAGTGTAATCTTTTGATCTTCTGTTTCGCCTCAGGCTGACTTGTACACTCAGTTCTTTATGCTTTGTAGGAGATTTTTGAGATCCAAAGCCGACATGAGAGTCGTCTCGTAGAGGTGGACTCAGGACGACGGAGAGAGTTTGAGAGTAAACTGTCTGAGTCAATGCAGCAACTTCGCCAGGATCACGAGTCTCAACTGCGGCAGTACAAAGAAGAGATGGACAGGACCTTCAGTGCAAAGGtataaaaacacagctgaagatGTGTTTAAAAGTGTCCAGATTCATTGcacatttagatttttattaattgatattttaaaaatggttgTTTGCATTGAATTGTTTCTGCACTACAGTTACAGAATGCCCAGCAGGCTGTGCTGGAAAATAATGACCAAGCGTCTGCCACCAAACATGAACTGGAAACGACCAGGCTCAGAATGGAGTCCCTCAGCTCTCAACTCCAGCAGTACCAGAAGGATGTAAGTGCAGTCTTTAACCAAAGCTGAAGATCTGTTAACAAAACAAGATCAGATATATTGAAAATGTAGCCTCAAACAGCCATGTTGCTAGTCTGATTCCAGACCTCTCACCACACACATCTCAATTTATTCCGTCAAATATATTAAAGTTGTCActgtttctgcctgttggaGAAACAGAACAATGATGAGCAAGGAAAATGCAGCTGTACTAGTTGGGTTAAATCAGTTTATGGAAAAACAGCTCTCTAAAATTTGACATTTATTCCACTGGTTAGAGAAAAATGAATCCAAATCACCCCTACTTAACAGACATTGACTAACATCAGTAACACGATGTCGTacaaaatcaattaatcagACTGAATTATAGTGTTTTATTTATCAGGTTGCTGTGTCGGGGCTGTAGCATATAATAGCTAAAGCTAGCAAAGCATGTTACAATAATTTGAGGTCATCTGTGAAAGAATAAATTACAATAGTAAACAATTAAATCTACACACTTATAGTGGGGACTGAGTGATGCGAAACCACTTACagtaaatgagctgaaagttTAAGGGTTAGAAGGGTCATGTGGTCACTTTAGCAGATAATGTAGTATGTTTACAGACTGATGTTACGCTGGGAAAAGGTCCCTCCACATTGTTAAATCAGAGTCCTTCAAGTATAACTTCAAACcacatcattttgttttgaagtCAAACTTAACTTTTAACTGCAGAGATTCAGTTAAAAGCTTCAGAGGTACTGAGGTGAACACAGATTTCCAAACAAAACCTTCTCCAAATACATCAGAGTGTAGCTTTAAGTCATTATTACAAAGCCTGACAGGTGCCACGAAGGGgctgaaaaattgaaaaaaattaaTCAGTTGTTAATTTCTGTGTACAGTATAAGTTGACAGAACATAATGTTAAACAATATGGTTGACATCTTAACATAATGGGACATGTCAAAGATAGCATGATGTTCAAGAGGCAAACATGTTAAATCCAAAGtgtatttcaattcaattcaattttatttgtatagcgccaaatcacaacagaagttgtctcaggacactttccatacagagctggtacagaccaaaccCAACAATTctctcatgagcaagcacttggcgacagtggcgaggaaaaacttccttttaacaggcagaaacctcgagcagaaccagactctgggtgggcggccatctgcctcgaccggttgggtgagagaggaagagcaagagagggagagtcagacagacagacagacagacagaaatacagtcagagagagagagagagagagagagagagagagagagagagagagagagagagagagagagagagagagagagagagagagagagagagagagagagagagagagaggcaatcacagtgacagtggatgtaataacagtagtagcagttgcagtggatgtcaggcagggccaaggcaggagacacagctgtaatccacaatccagattcagccactgtccatgggaacctgcgagacgacaaagcacagagactccggggaaggagctaagttagtaacacgccgtggtaggacataAGCGcatgcggatggagagggacagaaggacagaggagctcggtgtatctttggaggtcccccgacagtctaatcctatagcagcataactaggggctggtccaggaccagcctgagccagccctaactataagctttatcaaaaaggaaagttttaagcctactcttaaatgtaaagacagtgtctgcctcccggacaaagactggaagatggttccacaggagaggagttTGATAGCttaatgctctgactcctgttctgctttttgagactttaggaaccataagtagacctgcattctgggaacgcagtgttcgagtggggcaataaggcactatgagctctttaagataagaaggtgcctgaccatttatggctttgtaagtaaggaggagaattttaaactctattctaaactttacagggagccagtgcaaagtggcgagtattggagaaatatgatctcgcttcctggtttttgtcagaacacgtgctgcagcattctggagcaactggagaatattcagcaacgcatttgggcagcctgatagtaaggaattgcaataatccagcctggaagttacgaatgcatggactagtttttctgcatcattttgagacaaaatatgcctgatttttgcgatattacgtaggtgaaaaaaggcagtccttgaaatttgttttacatgggagtgaaaggacatgtcttggtcaaagatgactcccagattctttacagtggtttTGGAGGCtagcgcaatgccatccataactgctatgtcatcagaaagtgactttctaagatgtttagggcctactactataacttcagttttgtccgagtttagcatcagaaaattgcaggtcatccaggtctttatgtcatgaagacatgcttgtagtctagttaactgactaaCTAGTTAACTGACTATTTACCCTGTACATTGTACAGTTTCAATCAAAATTACTCAACACCCATTGCATATTAGGCTTATTGGCAAAATATACAATTTCTGAGCTGTTtgcaataaacaaattaaacaagaaCTGTTTAAGTAGTTCAATGAAATTAATATTACAAGGGTTTTgatccaaattcaacacaaaattcTACTTTAAATCACTACTGCagtctcaaaattattcaacctCACAACAAGCATCTTCAGTACTTAGTAGACCTTCTGCTGTTATGACCTGCTGCAAACGTGATGCATAGCCAGACACCAGCTTCTGACAGTGTTCCTGAGGAGTCATGGGCAATGGCCTCCACTTCAGTAATATTCttgggtgtgtgttttgcaaCCACCTTCTTCAAATCCCACCagagattttctatggggttcaAGTCAGGCGACTGTGACGGTACCTCTAGaatcttccttttcttcttctgaaaccAAGCCTTGGTGGACTTTGAGGTATGCTTGTGATCATTGTCCTGTTGGACGGTCCAATGACGCCCAAGCTTCAGCTTCCTCGCAGACAGCATGTCGTTTTTTCCTAAGATTCCTGATACTTGACTGAATCCATCGTGCCCTCCACACGCTGCAGGTTTCCAGTGCCAGAGGCAGCAAAGCGGCCCCCGAGCATCACTGAGCCACCgccatgcttcactgtaggcAGGGTGTTCTTTTCAGCATACGCttcattcttcttcctccagacaTACCGCTGTTCCATCGGCCTGAAAAGTTCCAGTTTTGTTTCATTGCTCCACAGAATAGAATTCCAAAACTTCTGTGTTATTTATGTGGTTTTGAGCAGATTGGAGCCGActtttcttgtgcttttggGTCAGCAGTGGTGTACGTCTTGGAGTCCGGGCATGGAGCCCTTCAGTGTTTAGTATGCGCCTTACTGTGCAAACTGAAacctcagtgcctgctgccacCAAGTcttgctgcaggtgttttgcAGTCACTCGAGGGTTTTTGAACACTTGCCTCCTCAGGAATCTGGTGGAAGCCGCTGatagtttcctctttctgccacGTCCAGGTAGTGTAGCCGCTGTTTACTATTGTTTGTATCCTTTTCCTTGTTTGTTCAAGGCAATGATCTCTTCTCTGAACTTTTTGGACAATTCTTTTGACTTAGCCATCATTCTAACATGCAATCAAACGTCAATCTCAACAAACTCACATCCAGTCCAGTTATTTATGTGTTCTATCTCAAGCACGCCTGAACTAATGAAGCCCTTGATTAGTTGTGTGCTTGAGACGGGGTTAAATAATTGAGATTTTGAGACTGCAGTAGTGATTAAAAGTggcattttgtgttgaatttggataAAAACCATGGTAATATTAGTTTTATTAAACCATTTCAACTGCTCTTGTCTACTTTGTTTattacaaacagctgaaaaattgTACATTTTGCCAATAAGCCTAATATGCAATGGGGGTTGAATAATTTTAATTGCAACTGTACCATGTATGTATCTCCATCTAAAACCAAATTGCATTAAATCCAAACATCTTATTCAAATGTTCATGTTCTGACAGCTTTCACTGTTATGCATTTTGCTATACAGCAGTATGTGTGCAGTGCTAGAAACCAAGT contains:
- the lmnl3 gene encoding lamin L3 isoform X2, which codes for MASATSTPVCSGGSSSHSSRLGSRRGAAAGQSTPSTSPTCMSRIQEKDELRHLNDRLANYIQRVQELESERSSMLIQLEEKDDSKSREMGNVRRLYEEELADVRKSLDGLAGERARLQIDYGSLCDEYRKLQARNQKKESDLANALAQWRKTEATLSSKDAEYTQLLSENRRLHDDFTDLQGQLENVERVLTDTKSQLTSEMLRRVEMENQVQTLTEQLELQKNIHEQEIFEIQSRHESRLVEVDSGRRREFESKLSESMQQLRQDHESQLRQYKEEMDRTFSAKLQNAQQAVLENNDQASATKHELETTRLRMESLSSQLQQYQKDKMVLEGRFQELERTLDREREVWQQKLCQKEKELLSIRSQMYSQLEDYENLLDVKLALDMEINAYRKMLEVEEQRLQLSPSPSQRTDLPRTHEHSSRTLRGKKRKHEGASGSSPAYKLSSRSTEHSAVSVVEVDMDGKYVRLKNNSQAEQPLGGWMVRRTYPDSRDIFFHIPSSCVLAGGQTLTIWAAGAEAEADTGDLILQGHRSWGPVINVRVILLNPDHEEMAERRVSMQARGEERTKLEFDEDIVAGSDIQHFQRQDLLKEGNCTVM
- the lmnl3 gene encoding lamin L3 isoform X1 → MASATSTPVCSGGSSSHSSRLGSRRGAAAGQSTPSTSPTCMSRIQEKDELRHLNDRLANYIQRVQELESERSSMLIQLEEKDDSKSREMGNVRRLYEEELADVRKSLDGLAGERARLQIDYGSLCDEYRKLQARNQKKESDLANALAQWRKTEATLSSKDAEYTQLLSENRRLHDDFTDLQGQLENVERVLTDTKSQLTSEMLRRVEMENQVQTLTEQLELQKNIHEQEIFEIQSRHESRLVEVDSGRRREFESKLSESMQQLRQDHESQLRQYKEEMDRTFSAKLQNAQQAVLENNDQASATKHELETTRLRMESLSSQLQQYQKDKMVLEGRFQELERTLDREREVWQQKLCQKEKELLSIRSQMYSQLEDYENLLDVKLALDMEINAYRKMLEVEEQRLQLSPSPSQRTDLPRTHEHSSRTLRGKKRKHEGASGSSPAYKLSSRSTEHSAVSVVEVDMDGKYVRLKNNSQAEQPLGGWMVRRTYPDSRDIFFHIPSSCVLAGGQTLTIWAAGAEAEADTGDLILQGHRSWGPVINVRVILLNPDHEEMAERRVSMQARGEERTKLEFDEDIVAGSDIQHFQRQPKRKKKCCSVS
- the lmnl3 gene encoding lamin L3 isoform X3, which gives rise to MASATSTPVCSGGSSSHSSRLGSRRGAAAGQSTPSTSPTCMSRIQEKDELRHLNDRLANYIQRVQELESERSSMLIQLEEKDDSKSREMGNVRRLYEEELADVRKSLDGLAGERARLQIDYGSLCDEYRKLQARNQKKESDLANALAQWRKTEATLSSKDAEYTQLLSENRRLHDDFTDLQGQLENVERVLTDTKSQLTSEMLRRVEMENQVQTLTEQLELQKNIHEQEIFEIQSRHESRLVEVDSGRRREFESKLSESMQQLRQDHESQLRQYKEEMDRTFSAKLQNAQQAVLENNDQASATKHELETTRLRMESLSSQLQQYQKDKMVLEGRFQELERTLDREREVWQQKLCQKEKELLSIRSQMYSQLEDYENLLDVKLALDMEINAYRKMLEVEEQRLQLSPSPSQRTDLPRTHEHSSRTLRGKKRKHEGASGSSPAYKLSSRSTEHSAVSVVEVDMDGKYVRLKNNSQAEQPLGGWMVRRTYPDSRDIFFHIPSSCVLAGGQTLTIWAAGAEAEADTGDLILQGHRSWGPVINVRVILLNPDHEEMAERRVSMQARGEERTKLEFDEDIVAGSDIQHFQRQDPFGILFE